In a genomic window of Aggregatimonas sangjinii:
- a CDS encoding alpha-ketoglutarate-dependent dioxygenase AlkB family protein: MMLLPFSEGELLNLPDCEITYVPDFLSAESADAYFKEFRETVTWQQDDIKVFGKVYPQPRLTALYGNNEKPYSYSGIVMQPQRFTPSLIAIKNQIETKTQVEFTTCLLNLYRNGKDSNGWHADNEKELGENPVIASVTLGQERYFHLKHRSKKELKYKILLKHGSLLLMQGETQHHWLHQIPKTARPIGERINLTFRVIP; encoded by the coding sequence ATGATGTTGCTGCCTTTTTCAGAAGGAGAACTCCTAAATCTGCCCGACTGCGAAATAACCTATGTTCCCGATTTTCTTTCCGCAGAATCGGCAGACGCCTATTTCAAGGAATTCAGGGAAACCGTAACATGGCAACAAGACGATATTAAAGTATTCGGGAAAGTATATCCACAGCCCAGACTAACGGCTTTGTACGGAAACAATGAAAAGCCCTATTCCTATTCCGGCATCGTCATGCAACCCCAGCGGTTTACACCAAGCCTAATTGCCATAAAAAATCAAATTGAAACCAAGACGCAGGTAGAATTCACGACCTGCCTGCTTAATTTATACAGAAACGGCAAGGACAGCAACGGATGGCATGCAGACAACGAAAAGGAACTGGGTGAAAATCCGGTCATCGCCTCGGTTACACTGGGGCAGGAACGCTATTTTCACCTTAAACATCGCTCGAAAAAAGAGCTGAAGTACAAAATCTTATTAAAGCATGGCAGCCTGTTATTGATGCAGGGCGAAACGCAACATCATTGGTTGCATCAAATCCCGAAAACGGCAAGGCCGATTGGAGAACGCATTAATCTTACTTTTCGCGTTATTCCATAA
- a CDS encoding AraC family transcriptional regulator: protein MILQKPRYEAIAPSFGNSFTYQRFDKSRLNKDNIWHYHPEIELVYVNGGSGKRQIGSNLSYYTNGTLILIGSNLPHCGFTDILTGNSNETVVQMKTDFLGNDFFNIPEMKKIQNLFEISKAGVVFYGETKAALGAKMEALEGQTNFERLLTILDVLNGLSTTEEFRILNAEGFSMAADVKDNDRINIVFNHVKTNFKEEITLHEIADLVSMTIPSFCRYFKKITNKTFTQFVNEYRLVHASKLLAEQPMSITEVCFECGFNNFSHFNKSFKAFTGESPSKYRKQLMQVLT from the coding sequence GTGATACTTCAAAAACCCCGATACGAAGCCATAGCCCCAAGTTTTGGAAATTCATTCACTTATCAGCGTTTTGATAAGAGCAGACTGAATAAGGATAATATTTGGCACTACCATCCCGAAATTGAACTTGTATATGTTAACGGGGGTTCAGGAAAACGTCAAATCGGCAGTAATCTATCCTATTATACCAATGGTACCCTAATCCTTATTGGCAGCAACCTTCCGCATTGTGGCTTTACCGATATCCTGACCGGCAACAGCAACGAAACGGTGGTACAGATGAAAACGGATTTCTTGGGAAACGATTTTTTCAATATCCCTGAAATGAAAAAAATACAGAACCTCTTCGAAATCTCAAAAGCCGGTGTTGTTTTCTATGGAGAAACAAAAGCGGCCCTGGGTGCCAAGATGGAAGCATTGGAAGGGCAGACGAATTTTGAGCGCTTATTGACCATCTTAGATGTTTTGAACGGTCTGAGTACTACCGAAGAGTTTCGAATCTTGAATGCCGAAGGCTTTTCAATGGCGGCCGACGTAAAGGATAACGACCGTATCAACATAGTGTTCAATCATGTAAAGACCAATTTCAAGGAAGAAATTACATTGCACGAAATTGCCGATCTGGTCAGTATGACCATACCTTCTTTTTGTCGCTATTTCAAAAAAATCACGAATAAGACTTTTACCCAGTTTGTAAACGAATATCGTTTGGTACATGCCTCTAAATTGCTGGCCGAGCAACCCATGAGCATTACCGAGGTCTGTTTTGAATGTGGATTCAATAACTTTTCACATTTCAACAAATCGTTCAAGGCGTTTACGGGCGAGAGTCCATCAAAATATCGAAAACAGTTAATGCAAGTACTTACATGA